One window of the Chitinophagales bacterium genome contains the following:
- a CDS encoding GxxExxY protein, whose translation MIRQKYKYSELTSKIIGCAMTVHSALGNGFQEVIYQRALEIEMADQGIGFSREHEMPIYYKQQQIGTRRVDFLVEGIVSVELKAIIKLEDVHLAQAINYLEAYDLEIGLLINFGSESMGFKRIQNKKFK comes from the coding sequence ATGATAAGGCAAAAGTATAAATACAGCGAATTAACCAGCAAAATTATTGGATGTGCCATGACGGTTCATTCAGCCTTGGGCAATGGTTTTCAAGAAGTCATCTATCAGCGAGCGCTGGAAATTGAAATGGCAGACCAAGGCATTGGGTTCAGTCGTGAACATGAAATGCCTATTTATTACAAACAGCAGCAAATTGGCACTCGCAGGGTTGATTTCTTGGTGGAAGGGATTGTTTCAGTTGAACTCAAAGCCATTATTAAATTGGAAGATGTGCATTTAGCACAAGCCATCAATTACCTAGAAGCCTATGATTTAGAGATTGGCTTGTTGATTAATTTTGGTTCTGAAAGCATGGGATTTAAGCGAATTCAGAACAAAAAATTCAAATAA
- a CDS encoding ATP-binding protein, whose translation MAKKKYTDKELMQMAIDEMNKSVNEPRPDGKVPPKVGAVLLFPDGRIETAFRGELREGDHAEFTLLERKLANENLEGCTLFTTLEPCVERNPPKVPCCKRTTNARIKKVFVGIEDRDPTVDGKGIKHLENHGVEVKMFDREFQRIIEEENKAFLKQALERKRETEEEDLRTAIELPVANYDSSKFSELALQKFIKESNLDFKSTDEAFLEYLADFGAMEWDKEKKQFIPTGYGVLLFGNNPRTKFKNAVLKAHVTYSGSKIEPKDFDQALVLLPDQIEEWLKKVLPLSKDTSSFKRKDVPDFPIEVLREAIVNALVHRDYEIEGAKCEIKIDENKVIVTSPGKPLPAISLDELNTFEAPSLSRNPIITYAFSLMDYVEEKGFGMKTFKSLNKDYGLPIPKYTYKEPFLKLTFPRTVEAVRELPTGGAVGELDNQELKLFELFRSNKAYSKSEFVEQTGLASRTAERMLKRWVDLNLLRKEGGGKYLKYVINE comes from the coding sequence ATGGCAAAAAAGAAATACACAGATAAAGAACTCATGCAAATGGCCATTGACGAGATGAACAAAAGCGTCAATGAACCAAGACCTGACGGCAAAGTGCCGCCAAAGGTGGGTGCTGTTTTACTTTTCCCAGATGGTAGAATAGAAACCGCGTTTCGTGGAGAACTAAGAGAAGGTGACCATGCAGAATTCACACTGTTAGAAAGAAAACTAGCCAATGAAAATTTAGAAGGATGTACCCTATTTACAACCCTTGAGCCTTGTGTGGAGAGAAATCCACCTAAAGTGCCTTGTTGTAAAAGAACCACCAATGCCCGCATCAAAAAAGTGTTTGTGGGAATAGAAGACCGGGATCCAACAGTAGATGGCAAAGGAATCAAGCATCTCGAGAACCACGGTGTTGAAGTCAAAATGTTTGACCGAGAGTTTCAGCGAATCATAGAAGAAGAAAATAAGGCCTTCTTAAAACAAGCTTTAGAAAGAAAAAGAGAAACGGAAGAAGAAGATCTGCGCACAGCTATTGAACTTCCTGTAGCGAACTACGATAGCAGCAAATTTTCAGAGCTTGCACTTCAAAAGTTCATCAAAGAATCCAATCTTGATTTCAAATCAACGGATGAAGCCTTTTTAGAATACTTGGCAGATTTTGGAGCCATGGAGTGGGATAAAGAAAAAAAGCAATTTATCCCTACGGGCTATGGCGTTTTGCTTTTTGGAAATAATCCACGCACCAAATTCAAAAATGCCGTTTTGAAAGCACACGTAACTTATAGTGGCAGCAAAATAGAACCAAAAGATTTTGATCAAGCATTGGTGCTCTTGCCCGACCAAATTGAGGAATGGTTAAAGAAAGTATTGCCCTTATCAAAAGATACAAGCAGCTTTAAAAGAAAGGATGTTCCTGATTTTCCCATTGAAGTACTGCGTGAAGCCATCGTCAACGCTTTGGTGCACAGAGATTATGAAATTGAAGGTGCAAAGTGTGAAATCAAGATTGATGAGAATAAAGTTATCGTAACCAGCCCGGGCAAACCACTACCGGCAATTTCCTTGGATGAACTCAACACCTTTGAAGCACCCTCTCTAAGCCGCAATCCTATTATTACATACGCTTTCAGTTTAATGGATTATGTGGAGGAAAAAGGATTTGGAATGAAAACCTTTAAGTCTTTAAATAAAGATTACGGCTTACCCATTCCGAAATACACCTATAAAGAACCATTCTTAAAGTTGACTTTCCCACGTACGGTTGAGGCTGTTAGAGAACTACCCACCGGTGGCGCTGTTGGCGAATTGGATAACCAAGAATTGAAGCTCTTCGAATTATTCAGAAGCAATAAAGCATACTCAAAGTCTGAGTTTGTTGAGCAAACGGGATTAGCTTCTCGCACGGCTGAAAGAATGTTGAAGAGATGGGTGGATTTAAATTTACTTAGGAAAGAAGGTGGCGGAAAGTATCTGAAATATGTAATCAATGAATAA
- a CDS encoding biotin/lipoyl-containing protein, giving the protein MNKATVNNNFSFDIEQNRDELFINGEKTEACIQKIAEGSYHVILDYRSYNAELESVDTEEKSFTFLINGHSYTVKMQDRFDLLLKELGMSALAGSKMTDIKAPMPGLVLEVLAKEGQELSKGDEVLVLEAMKMENVLKAPGDGVVKSISVKQGDAVEKNQVMVVLE; this is encoded by the coding sequence ATGAACAAGGCTACCGTAAACAATAATTTCTCTTTTGACATAGAGCAAAATCGAGATGAACTATTCATAAATGGTGAAAAAACCGAGGCCTGCATTCAAAAAATTGCGGAGGGATCTTACCATGTGATATTGGACTATCGCTCCTACAATGCCGAACTGGAAAGTGTGGATACCGAGGAAAAATCCTTTACATTCCTGATCAACGGACACAGCTATACGGTGAAAATGCAGGACCGCTTTGATTTATTGCTGAAAGAACTGGGCATGAGTGCCCTGGCCGGAAGCAAAATGACTGACATTAAAGCGCCTATGCCGGGATTGGTATTGGAAGTGCTGGCAAAAGAAGGGCAGGAACTCAGCAAGGGCGATGAAGTACTGGTGCTGGAAGCCATGAAAATGGAAAATGTACTAAAAGCGCCCGGTGATGGCGTGGTGAAAAGCATCTCTGTAAAACAAGGCGATGCCGTAGAGAAAAACCAAGTGATGGTGGTTTTGGAGTAG